A single Cannabis sativa cultivar Pink pepper isolate KNU-18-1 chromosome 7, ASM2916894v1, whole genome shotgun sequence DNA region contains:
- the LOC115697115 gene encoding CASP-like protein 4B1, with protein MSNPNDHVGSPKLEPSPSPADVENPMAAEGSVGVTGVLRRWKREDLLRRGSLALRGMAFLFSVLSFIIMATNKHGDWKNFDRYEEYRYLLAISILSSLYTGAQALIKVRELSTGKFLFKQSSSLLFDFCGDQIDAYLLLSAASSAVPLTNRMRESQDNIFTDTSASSISMAFLAFFTLALSALLSGFKLSNQSYI; from the exons ATGTCGAACCCAAACGATCATGTCGGATCTCCAAAATTGGAACCGTCGCCATCGCCTGCTGACGTGGAGAATCCGATGGCGGCGGAGGGATCAGTTGGAGTCACGGGAGTGTTACGGCGGTGGAAGAGGGAGGACCTGTTGAGAAGAGGCTCTTTAGCTCTGAGAGGAATGGCTTTTCTCTTCTCTGTATTGTCTTTTATTATAATGGCTACGAATAAACACGGCGATTGGAAAAATTTTGATCGATATGAAGAATACAG GTATTTGTTGGCAATATCGATTTTGTCATCTCTGTATACCGGAGCTCAGGCATTGATTAAGGTCCGGGAACTCTCCACCGGAAAATTCTTGTTTAAGcaatcttcttccttattgtTCGACTTTTGTGGCGATCag ATTGATGCATACCTGTTGTTATCAGCAGCTTCATCAGCAGTGCCATTAACAAACAGAATGAGAGAATCACAAGACAACATATTCACAGACACTTCTGCTTCCTCCATTAGCATGGCCTTCCTTGCTTTCTTCACTTTGGCTTTATCTGCTCTCCTCTCTGGTTTCAAATTATCAAACCAATCTTATATTTAA
- the LOC115697114 gene encoding probable WRKY transcription factor 26: MTFSFTDILANNNNNNFNMNNNNNINIRQEENSSLTSWGLSDQNGNNDFSSFKTLQPNPLPNPNPLSPSSFLAITSSGFSPTGFLNSPMFLSSSNALPSPTTGAFTGQTFDWRSNSISKDKQQQIEEEDKFFSDFSFQTRTGPVSMEKSMERPQQEQQQEWQFDFNKTTNQISLPIEKKEVKSEYPSSSSTSELKIPQTHHYAQPSQYVREQKSEDGYNWRKYGQKQVKGSENPRSYYKCTSVNCPMKKKVERSLDGQITEIVYRGNHNHPKPQSTRRSSSSHNIIINPTNSDHSVQNLGLHEDCSSDSIGEEGFDRNSPSFNLVEDNEDNEPEAKRWKGENENEVFSASGNRTVKEPRVVVQTTSEIDILDDGYRWRKYGQKVVKGNPNPRSYYKCTSPGCPVRKHVERASHDMRAVITTYEGKHNHDVPAARGSSSYAMNRPAISNDVVTTMPHRPMPLVNNNSNNNNNNATTNPSNYATSVPNARLPNSVTNQTPYTLQMLQHGSGSFGLSGGFGKSNPPAGVYASRPEPQSVFFKSKEDRNIIIKEQKDDSTFFDTFLG, encoded by the exons ATGACTTTTTCTTTCACTGACATTCTTgccaataacaacaacaacaactttaacatgaataataacaataatattaatattaggcAAGAAGAAAACTCTAGCTTGACCAGTTGGGGTCTTTCAGACCAAAATGGTAATAATGATTTTTCAAGTTTCAAAACCCTTCAACCAAATCCTCTTCCTAATCCTAATCCTTTGTCCCCTTCTTCTTTTTTGGCTATAACTTCATCTGGGTTTAGCCCAACTGGTTTTCTTAACTCTCCTATGTTTCTCTCTTCTTCtaat GCTCTTCCATCTCCAACAACTGGAGCTTTTACTGGTCAAACCTTTGACTGGAGGAGTAATTCTATTTCTAAGGATAAACAACaacaaattgaagaagaagataaaTTTTTCTCTGATTTCTCATTCCAAACCAGAACTGGCCCTGTTTCAATG gAAAAGTCAATGGAAAGACCAcaacaagaacaacaacaaGAATGGCAATTTGATTTCAACAAAACCACAAACCAAATAAGTTTGCCAATTGAGAAAAAAGAAGTGAAAAGTGAGtacccatcatcatcatcaacttCAGAATTGAAAATTCCACAAACCCATCATTATGCTCAACCATCTCAATATGTTAGAGAGCAAAAATCAGAAGATGGTTATAATTGGAGAAAGTATGGACAAAAACAAGTGAAAGGGAGTGAAAATCCAAGGAGTTATTACAAGTGTACTAGTGTTAATTGTCCTATGAAGAAGAAAGTTGAGAGATCTTTAGATGGACAGATTACTGAGATTGTTTATAGAGGAAATCACAACCATCCAAAACCTCAATCCACTAGAAGATCATCATCTtctcataatattattattaatcccACAAATTCAGACCATTCTGTCCAGAACTTAGGATTACATGAGGATTGTTCCTCAGATTCAATTGGAGAAGAGGGTTTTGATCGAAATTCGCCTTCCTTTAACTTGGTTGAAGATAATGAGGACAATGAGCCTGAAGCTAAGAGATG GAAAGGAGAGAATGAAAATGAGGTTTTTTCAGCTTCTGGGAATAGAACTGTGAAAGAGCCTAGAGTTGTTGTTCAAACAACTAGTGAGATTGATATATTGGATGATGGTTATAGATGGAGAAAATATGGTCAAAAAGTAGTCAAAGGAAATCCAAACCCGAG GAGCTACTACAAGTGCACCTCACCCGGTTGTCCGGTGAGAAAACACGTGGAGCGAGCATCGCACGACATGAGGGCGGTAATCACTACTTACGAAGGGAAACACAACCATGATGTCCCTGCAGCTCGGGGGAGCAGCAGCTACGCGATGAACAGGCCCGCCATCTCAAACGACGTCGTTACTACAATGCCACACAGGCCAATGCCTTTGGTCaataacaacagcaacaacaacaacaacaacgcTACTACTAACCCCTCGAATTACGCGACCTCTGTTCCCAACGCAAGGTTACCAAACTCGGTAACAAACCAAACTCCATACACCCTGCAAATGCTGCAGCATGGCTCGGGGAGTTTTGGACTTTCAGGCGGGTTTGGAAAATCAAACCCGCCTGCTGGTGTGTACGCTTCAAGGCCCGAGCCTCAAAGCGTTTTCTTTAAGAGCAAGGAAGATAGGAACATAATTATCAAAGAGCAAAAGGATGATTCAACATTCTTTGATACATTTTTAGGTTAG